actttcaaatatgtagtACAGTACTATCATCTATAGTCACTATGCTATAATTACATCCCCAGAACTTTTTATCTTACTGCTTCAGTATGTACTTTCTGATCACCTTcacccacctcctgccctcccgccccccaatctgttctctgtttcactgttaggtgtttttcttttttcctttttaaaattccacttgTAAGatcacatataaatgagatcattccTGTGAGGATATCCTTtccccccactgatttttagagaaaatggaagggagggggagagacacagagagaaaaaacaagGAAGTTAGAGAGTCAcctctattggttgcctcccgcacgcaccccgacaggggctgggatggagcctgcaaccggggaggtacgtgccctttgaCCTGAATGGAACTGGGGACCGAAGTCTGCTGggggcctacactctatccactgagccaaactggctggggcattGGCACACTCCTTCTGCagtgtttttaaatatcttgaaATGCAAACTAATTGCTTCTGAGTGTCTTTTTTATATGATATCTCAAATCCTACAGTATCGGGTTGAGGAAAATCTTAAATGGCTATTTTGCAGGACTAGGGGGAACCTTGGAGAAAAACTAGGAGGGGAGGTGCGAGCGGCGGAACCTATGATGAGAGGACAGCAGGAACTGAAGGAACGGAGGAGGGATTTCAAGACAGGACGAAGGTCGGTTGGGTTTACCCGGCGGACCGGAAGGACTGGAGAGAGTCTCAGCACCATGGCGGGTCCCGTCAGCTTGCGAGAGCTTCTAGTGGGAGCTTCCGCCTGGAACAGCCCTGAAAGCACGGAGGGGGCCCCTGCAGAGGGCGGAGGGAGCGCGGCGGGCGGACCGGAGCCGCCTTGGCGAGAGGATGAGATCTGCGTGGTGGGAATCTTTGGCAAGACGGCTCTGCGACTGAATTCCGAGAAGTTCTCACTTGTGAACACGGTGTGCGACCGACAGGTCTTTCCCCTTTTTCGCCACCAAGATCCTGGCGACCCAGGGCCTGGAACCAGGACCGAGACTGTCGCCGCCGGGGAGGCCGGTGGAGCGGGCgaccctggggctggggccgcgGATCCAGTTCGGGGGGGTGGAGCGGCCGCGGAAGGTAACCAAACTGGGCCAGGCCCTCAGGACTACAGCCTTCTGCAGGCCTATTACAATCAGGAAAGCAAAGTTCTGTACCTTCTTCTCACGTCCATCTGTGACAATGCCCAGCTGCTGCGGGCTTGTCAGGCCCTTCAGAGTGGGGAAGCTGGAGGTGGCCTCCCTTTACCTCATGCAGAAGCACACGAGTTCTGGAAACATCAAGAAAAACTGcagtgcctcagtctcctctaCCTTTTCTCCGTCTGTCACATCCTGCTTTTGGTCCATCCCACTTGTTCCTTTGACATCACTTATGATCGAGTATTCAGAGCCCTGGATGGACTAAGACAGAAAGTACTGCCCCTCCTCAAAACAGCCATTAAGGATTGTCCAGTTGGCAAAGACTGGAAACTGAACTGCCGACCTTGCCCACCTAgacttcttttcctctttcaacTCAATGGAGCCCTCAAAGTGGAGCCCCCTCGGAACCAAGACCCAGCACATCCAGACAAACCCAAGAAGCATTCTCCCAAGAGGAGGCTGCAACATGCCCTGGAGGACCAGATTTATAGAATCTTTCGGAAGAGTCGTGTATTGACTAATCAGAGTATCAACTGCCTCTTTACTGTGCCTGCCAACCAAGCTTTTGTGTACATAGTTCCAGGAAGCCAGGAGGAGGACCCAGTAGGCATGTTGCTGGACCAACTTAGGAGTCATTGTACTGTGAAGGATCCTGAATCTTTGCTGGTGCCTGCCCCCCTTTCTGGTCCCAGGCGATACCAGGTGATGAGGCAACACATCCGGCAACAACTTTCTTTCCACGTTGATAGCAGCAGTTCCAGTTCTTCAGGGCAACTAGTGGATTTCACTCTTCGGGAATTTCTGTGGCAGCATGTGGAGCTAGTCCTGAGCAAGAAAGGTTTTGATGACAGTGTGGGTAGGAACCCACAGCCTTCTCATTTTGAACTTCCCACTTACCAGAAGTGGATCTCCGCAGCTTCAAAACTGTATGAAGTAGCTATAGATGGAAAAGAGGAGGATCTGGGGTCTCCCACTGGGGAGCTAACAACTAAGATTTTAAGTAGTATTAAAGTCTTGGAAGGGTTTTTGGATATTGACACCAAATTCTCAGAAAACCGGTGCCAAAAAGCTTTACCCATGGCCCATAGTGCCTATCAGTCAAATTTGCCTCATAATTACACAATGACTGTTCATAAGAATCAACTTGCCCAGGCTCTGCGAGTCTACAGTCAACATGCTAGGGGGCCGGCCTTTCACAAATATGCCATGCAGTTACACGAGGACTGCTACAAGTTTTGGAGCAATGGCCATCAGCTCTGTGAAGAGAGGAGTTTAACTGATCAACATTGTGTACATAAATTTCATTCATTACCTAAATCAGGTAAAGTTTTCTTAGCATTTTGATATCAAAACTTTGAGCTGTCTTTTTATTCTGGTTTTAAGGGTGTTTGTTCACTATGTATTGATATGTTTAAAAAGAACCCCACAGAAATGTAGGcacattgtattttttctttccttctgtaaaaagaaaagaatcagcTATGCCTACtaattattttcttgtgtttAGAAAATGAATTCTAAGGTATTAGGAAATGAGAACTGTTAAAGAATACAAAGTTTCATATTAACATTTTTGGGGTTAGATGTTATAGAATGCAAAATAAATTTGATTCTGCTTTTTGTGTGTATCAAATTAATAGTGACTCTTATATTTTCCAGGAGAAAAACCAGAGGCTGATAGAAATCCTCCTGTGCTATATCACAATAGCAGAGCTCGATCCACTGGGGCCTGTAACTGTGGAAGGAAACAAGCACCTCGAGATGATCCTTTTGATATCAAGGCAGCTAATTATGACTTTTATCAGGTAGACtctggatttttttcttgtttctttttcttgctttctttttattcacTACCAactgaataaaaatacatattttcagaagtaaaatttctagaaaagtaAATGTCACTATAGTGAGATATGTAGACAAAGGAAAGTACTTGCTTACTCATTAATTGTTGATTACGCTTTTTAGAGTGAAGACttactttaaatgaaaaattcacaggattttttgtttgtttttttctttcctccttctttctttataGCTTCTAGAAGAAAAATGTTGTGGAAAATTGGATCATATTAATTTTCCAGTATTTGAACCAAGTACTCCAGATCCTGCTCCTGCTAAAAATGAATCTTCTCCTGCCCCTCCAGATACAGATCCTGAtaaacttaaagaaaaagaacCTCAAACCCAAGGAGAGAGCACAAGCCTGAGTTTAGCTTTGAGTTTAGGTCAGTCCACAGATAGTTTAGGTACCTATCCAGCTGATCCACAAGCAGGAGGAGATAATCCAGAAGTCCATGGTCAAGGAGAAGTTAAAACGGAGAAGAGACCAAACTTGATTGATCGACAGGCATCCACAGTTGAGTATCTCCCAGGCATGCTACATTCAAATTGCCCTAAAGGTCTCCTACCCAAATTCTCGAGTTGGTCTTTGGTTAAACTAGGCCCTGCTAAGTCTTACAACTTTCATACAGGTTTAGATCAACAGGGCTTCATTCCAGGAACAAACTATCTTATGCCTTGGGACATTGTCATCAGGACCAGAGCTGAAGATGAAGGAGACTTGGACACAAATTCTTGGCCTGCTCCAAATAAAGCTATTCCTGGAAAAAGGAGTGCAGTTGTAATGGGAAGAGGAAGACGGCGAGATGACATAGCTCGGGCATTTGTGGGCTTTGAATATGAAGACTCTCGAGGTCGGAGGTTTATGTGCTCAGGACCTGACAAAGTGATGAAAGTACTGGGAAGTGGACCAAAGGAATCAGCTTTAAAAGCCCTGAATAGTGATATGCCCTTGTATATTCTGTCATCATCTCAGGGTAGAGGACTAAAACCACATTATGCTCAACTTATGAGGCTTTTTGTTGTGGTTCCTGATGCTCCTTTGCAGATAATACTGATGCCTCAGGTAAGAAATACAACTCTGTCTTCAGAAACAGAAAATGCTgatgcttgttttttgttttttaactttatttactgagctctggctgggtggctctgttggttggagcatcatcctctgtacatcaaaaggttgcaggttcaattcccactcaagACACATACtgtagccgaaactggtttggctcagtggatagagcgtcggcctgcggactgaagggtcctgcgttcgattccggtcaagggcatgcaccttggttgcgggcacatccccagtgggagatgtgcaggaggcagctgatcaatgtttctctctcacatcgatgtttctctttttttcttcctctctctgaaatcaataaaaacatatcctcagccctagttggtttggctcagtggatagagcatcagcctgcagactgaagggttccggatTTAATtgcattcaagggcacatgcccgagttgcaggcttgaaccccagtagggggcaagaaggaggcagccgatcaatgatcctctctcatcattgatgtttctacctctctcttcctctccctttctctctgaaatcaataaaaatatagtaaaaaaagaaatatatacacacacacacacacacacacacacacacacacacacacacatatatatcctcaggtgaagatttaaaaaaattgttgattgattttagagagagagagataaggaaatgttgatttgttttgccacttatttatgcatttattggttgcttcttgtatgtgtcctgactggagatcgaacctgcaactttggtatatcaggatgatgctctaaccagctgtgCTACCCAGCAAGGCCTGATGCTTGTtttgattgttgttttttttaaaatatatatttatttcagagagaaagggagagggagagatagaaacatcaatgaagagaatgaatcattcattgattggctgcctcctgcatgccccctactggggatcaagcccacaacgtgggcatgtgcccttgactggaattgaacctgggacccttcaatccgtaggctgacagtctatccactgagccaaaccgtccagggctgttttgattatttttaaaaagtacaggaTAATGTCAAAGTAATTATTTCATTAAACAAGGCttaatttaaatactttttgccctggcaggcatggctcagttggttgagcgtcgttctgtgcaccaaaaggtctcctgtttgattcccagtcaggcacatgcccaggttggggctcgatccccagttagggtgctaatcaatgtttttctcataCCAAtggttctttttctctctcactctccctctctctctaaaatcaatgaaaacagccctagccagttttgctcagtgactatagagcatcggcctgcagactgaagggtctcaggttcgattctgtcaagggcacatatctcagtttcaggctcaatccccagtgccagtcagggtgtgtgcaggaagcaaacaATTGATaagtctctcacatcgatggttctctctatctccacctctcccttccactctctctaaaaatcaatgggaaaaatatcctcagtgaggattaacaaaaacaaaataaaataaaataacattaaaaaatgtttaaatactaATATTGTGTGTTCATCTGTTCATGCCATCAGGTCACATTGATTGGTTCAGAGGCAGAACTTGAAGTTATAATCTGTAGAAAAGCAGGATAATATTTG
The genomic region above belongs to Myotis daubentonii chromosome 16, mMyoDau2.1, whole genome shotgun sequence and contains:
- the SMG8 gene encoding nonsense-mediated mRNA decay factor SMG8, with the protein product MMRGQQELKERRRDFKTGRRSVGFTRRTGRTGESLSTMAGPVSLRELLVGASAWNSPESTEGAPAEGGGSAAGGPEPPWREDEICVVGIFGKTALRLNSEKFSLVNTVCDRQVFPLFRHQDPGDPGPGTRTETVAAGEAGGAGDPGAGAADPVRGGGAAAEGNQTGPGPQDYSLLQAYYNQESKVLYLLLTSICDNAQLLRACQALQSGEAGGGLPLPHAEAHEFWKHQEKLQCLSLLYLFSVCHILLLVHPTCSFDITYDRVFRALDGLRQKVLPLLKTAIKDCPVGKDWKLNCRPCPPRLLFLFQLNGALKVEPPRNQDPAHPDKPKKHSPKRRLQHALEDQIYRIFRKSRVLTNQSINCLFTVPANQAFVYIVPGSQEEDPVGMLLDQLRSHCTVKDPESLLVPAPLSGPRRYQVMRQHIRQQLSFHVDSSSSSSSGQLVDFTLREFLWQHVELVLSKKGFDDSVGRNPQPSHFELPTYQKWISAASKLYEVAIDGKEEDLGSPTGELTTKILSSIKVLEGFLDIDTKFSENRCQKALPMAHSAYQSNLPHNYTMTVHKNQLAQALRVYSQHARGPAFHKYAMQLHEDCYKFWSNGHQLCEERSLTDQHCVHKFHSLPKSGEKPEADRNPPVLYHNSRARSTGACNCGRKQAPRDDPFDIKAANYDFYQLLEEKCCGKLDHINFPVFEPSTPDPAPAKNESSPAPPDTDPDKLKEKEPQTQGESTSLSLALSLGQSTDSLGTYPADPQAGGDNPEVHGQGEVKTEKRPNLIDRQASTVEYLPGMLHSNCPKGLLPKFSSWSLVKLGPAKSYNFHTGLDQQGFIPGTNYLMPWDIVIRTRAEDEGDLDTNSWPAPNKAIPGKRSAVVMGRGRRRDDIARAFVGFEYEDSRGRRFMCSGPDKVMKVLGSGPKESALKALNSDMPLYILSSSQGRGLKPHYAQLMRLFVVVPDAPLQIILMPQVQPGPPPCPVFYPEKQEITLPPDGLWVLRFPYAYVTERGPCFPPKENVQLMSYKVLRGVLKAVTQ